The following coding sequences are from one Lolium rigidum isolate FL_2022 chromosome 6, APGP_CSIRO_Lrig_0.1, whole genome shotgun sequence window:
- the LOC124659807 gene encoding uncharacterized protein LOC124659807, with protein MDDVVTDAPPPSRFSPDDLDNFAAPLPQPTPILVVSPNPSPSPRLLIVLISPTSLALLPSPPPPLHASLLLPDLPLQQSNHAPIRVYLHPSSGALLAAVHGAVPAHRARAAARSLISALQPEEVLVLDAVRSGAYRGRLAADETVEGKLETSAARRLGGVGAAKGVAALAPPGSVMDGLGAAVMAECQIRGKAASMVVTWPAAARPSDFGVMRRVAAELGVDPVKAAARVSGRSELGALYT; from the coding sequence ATGGACGACGTGGTcaccgacgcgccgccgccgtcccgcttCTCCCCGGACGACCTCGACAACTTCGCCGCTCCCCTGCCGCAGCCCACCCCGATCCTCGTCGTCTCCCCCAACCCTAGCCCCTCCCCGCGCCTCCTAATCGTCCTCATCTCCCCCACCTCCCTCGCCCTGCTCCCCTCCCCGCCGCCTCCGCTCcacgcctccctcctcctccccgaCCTCCCCCTGCAGCAGTCCAACCACGCGCccatccgcgtctacctccacccgTCCTCCGgcgccctcctcgccgccgtccacggcgccgtccccgcccaccgcgcgcgcgccgccgccaggagCCTCATCTCCGCGCTCCAGCCGGAGGAGGTCCTGGTCCTCGACGCGGTCCGCAGCGGGGCCTACAGGGGCAGGCTCGCCGCGGACGAGACGGTGGAGGGGAAGCTGGAGACCAGCGCGGCCCGTCGGCTGGGAGGCGTGGGCGCGGCCAAGGGCGTCGCGGCGCTGGCGCCTCCGGGGAGCGTGATGGACGGGCTGGGCGCGGCCGTGATGGCGGAGTGTCAGATCCGGGGGAAGGCCGCGAGCATGGTGGTGACTTGGCCGGCGGCCGCGAGGCCCTCCGACTTCGGGGTCATGCGGCGCGTGGCGGCGGAGCTCGGCGTCGATCCGGTGAAGGCCGCGGCCAGGGTCTCCGGCCGGAGCGAGCTGGGCGCGCTGTATACTTAA